Proteins encoded within one genomic window of Panicum virgatum strain AP13 chromosome 1N, P.virgatum_v5, whole genome shotgun sequence:
- the LOC120654568 gene encoding cyclin-dependent protein kinase inhibitor SMR6-like, whose protein sequence is MGFQEVKKLLHNQHRRHGTRVEVAEDRSQDGTKVWVLGLSGIGGIALPLQQLKPVKTGRRRHDASEEERDAGGEDEEGEEEPVTPRGEGWRIPAEATTCPPAPKKPRTAVSIIRSGAGRRCNCDDGEVLDEFFRVPADLEAVFVSRAAKAN, encoded by the coding sequence ATGGGGTTCCAAGAGGTGAAGAAGCTGCTGCATAATCAGCATCGCCGCCATGGCACGCGTGTGGAAGTGGCGGAAGACCGCAGCCAGGACGGCACCAAGGTCTGGGTCCTGGGTCTGTCCGGGATCGGCGGGATCGCCCTGCCGCTGCAGCAGCTCAAGCCCGTCAagaccggccgccggcggcacgacgccagcgaggaggagcgcgaCGCCGGCGGGGAAGAcgaagagggagaggaagagccCGTGACTCCGAGGGGGGAAGGGTGGAGGATACCGGCGGAGGCGACGACGTGCCCGCCGGCGCCCAAGAAGCCCAGGACGGCGGTGTCGATCATCaggagcggcgccggccgccggtgcaACTGCGACGACGGGGAGGTGCTCGACGAGTTCTTCCGCGTGCCCGCGGATTTGGAGGCCGTCTTTGTCAGCCGAGCTGCCAAGGCGAATTAG